The following proteins are encoded in a genomic region of Synechococcus sp. CBW1002:
- a CDS encoding NAD(P)-dependent alcohol dehydrogenase, translating to MQITVWQADSVGAALQRSSAQLLEPGPDEALLEVLHGGLCHSDLSMIDNSWGISSYPLVPGHEVVGRVVQVGEGVDPSLVGQLRGLGWIAGSCRHCSWCLGGEANLCADLEATVVGRSGGFASHVKGHQDWLIPIPEGLSPADAGPLFCGGITVFAPLLDEAVSPTARVAVIGIGGLGHMALQFAKAWGCEVTAITTHPQGKAAEAAAFGAHGVLALSALTDHRGRFDLIVNTSNHSLDWDAVVGALAPRGRLHQLGVVTEPIPLQAFPFIAGRLQFTGSPTSSPASLRRMVDFCARHGIKPQVEHLPMA from the coding sequence ATGCAGATCACCGTGTGGCAGGCCGACAGCGTCGGGGCTGCGCTGCAGCGCAGCTCGGCGCAGCTGCTGGAGCCAGGCCCCGATGAAGCGCTGCTGGAGGTGCTGCACGGCGGCCTCTGCCACAGCGATCTGTCGATGATCGACAACAGCTGGGGCATCAGTTCCTATCCCCTGGTGCCTGGCCACGAGGTGGTGGGCCGGGTGGTGCAGGTGGGCGAGGGGGTGGATCCCTCCCTGGTGGGCCAGCTGCGGGGTCTGGGCTGGATCGCCGGCTCCTGCCGCCATTGCAGCTGGTGCCTGGGGGGCGAGGCGAACCTCTGCGCCGATCTTGAGGCCACCGTGGTGGGCCGCAGCGGTGGCTTCGCCAGCCATGTGAAGGGCCATCAGGACTGGCTGATTCCGATTCCTGAGGGGCTCTCGCCGGCCGATGCCGGTCCACTGTTCTGCGGTGGCATCACCGTGTTCGCCCCCCTGCTTGATGAGGCCGTGTCGCCCACGGCCCGCGTGGCCGTGATCGGCATCGGTGGGTTGGGCCACATGGCCCTGCAGTTCGCCAAGGCCTGGGGTTGTGAGGTCACCGCCATCACCACCCATCCGCAGGGCAAGGCCGCTGAGGCCGCGGCTTTCGGAGCCCATGGTGTGCTGGCGCTCTCGGCCCTGACAGACCATCGCGGCCGCTTCGATCTGATCGTCAACACCAGCAATCACAGCCTCGACTGGGATGCCGTGGTGGGGGCCCTGGCACCGCGGGGGCGGCTGCATCAGCTCGGGGTGGTGACCGAGCCGATCCCCCTGCAGGCGTTTCCCTTCATCGCCGGCCGCCTCCAGTTCACCGGCAGTCCCACCTCCTCCCCCGCCAGCCTGCGGCGGATGGTCGACTTCTGCGCCCGCCATGGCATCAAGCCCCAGGTGGAGCACCTGCCGATGGCCTAG
- the crtH gene encoding carotenoid isomerase, which produces MDRPDWDVIVIGSGIGGLVTASQLAAKGARVLVLERYLIPGGSGGSFRRQGFTFDVGASMIFGFGEKGHTNLLTRALADVGERCATVPDPAQLAYHLPDGLEVAVDRNYDTFLADLTALFPHEARGIRAFYDTCWQVFRCLDAMPLLSLEDPAYLAKVFFRAPLACLGLARWLPVNVGDVARRHIQDPALLKFIDMECFCWSVMPADRTPMINAGMVFSDRHAGGINYPRGGVGMIAEKLVAGLERHGGAIRYKARVTEVLLEGDRPNARAVGVKLASGETIQARRVVSNATRWDTFAGAPDAEGSVNQPLVDAAHTPRAEATWRRRYRPSASFLSLHLGVEASLIPAGLHCHHLLLEDWSQMEEEQGVIFVSIPTLLDPSLAPEGRHIVHTFTPSAIEHWRQLSPAAYRAKKEADAARLVQRLEAILPGLAGAIRLQEIGTPRTHRRFLGRMGGSYGPIPALPLPGLLPMPFNRTGIGGLYCVGDSCFPGQGLNAVAFSGFACAHRIGADLGLNPWALPA; this is translated from the coding sequence GTGGACAGGCCTGACTGGGACGTGATCGTGATCGGCTCGGGCATCGGCGGGCTGGTCACCGCCTCCCAGCTGGCCGCCAAGGGCGCCCGGGTGCTGGTGCTGGAGCGCTACCTGATCCCGGGAGGCTCGGGGGGCAGTTTCCGGCGGCAGGGCTTCACCTTCGACGTGGGCGCCTCAATGATCTTCGGCTTCGGCGAGAAGGGCCACACCAACCTGCTCACCCGCGCCCTGGCGGATGTGGGCGAACGCTGCGCCACGGTGCCGGATCCAGCCCAGCTCGCTTACCACCTGCCCGACGGCCTGGAGGTGGCGGTCGACCGCAACTACGATACCTTCCTCGCCGATCTCACCGCCCTCTTCCCCCACGAAGCCCGCGGCATCCGCGCCTTCTACGACACCTGCTGGCAGGTGTTCCGCTGCCTCGATGCGATGCCGCTGCTCTCGCTCGAGGATCCGGCCTACCTGGCCAAGGTGTTCTTCCGTGCACCGCTGGCCTGCCTCGGCCTGGCCCGCTGGCTGCCGGTGAACGTGGGCGACGTGGCCCGCCGGCACATCCAGGATCCGGCCCTGCTGAAGTTCATCGACATGGAGTGCTTCTGCTGGAGCGTGATGCCGGCGGATCGCACGCCAATGATCAACGCCGGCATGGTGTTCTCCGACCGCCACGCCGGCGGCATCAACTACCCCAGGGGCGGCGTGGGGATGATCGCCGAGAAGCTGGTGGCTGGGCTGGAGCGGCACGGCGGCGCGATCCGCTACAAGGCCCGCGTCACCGAGGTGCTGCTCGAAGGCGATCGGCCCAACGCCCGGGCGGTGGGCGTGAAGCTGGCCAGCGGCGAAACGATCCAGGCGCGGCGGGTGGTGAGCAATGCCACCCGCTGGGACACCTTCGCCGGCGCGCCCGACGCTGAAGGATCCGTCAACCAGCCGCTGGTGGATGCCGCCCATACCCCCAGGGCCGAAGCCACCTGGCGTCGCCGCTACAGACCCTCCGCCTCCTTCCTGTCGCTGCACCTGGGCGTGGAGGCCTCGCTGATCCCCGCGGGCCTGCACTGCCACCACCTGCTGCTCGAAGACTGGTCGCAGATGGAGGAGGAACAGGGGGTGATCTTCGTGTCGATCCCCACCCTGCTGGATCCCTCCCTGGCGCCGGAGGGCCGCCACATCGTGCACACCTTCACCCCCAGCGCCATCGAGCACTGGCGCCAGCTCAGCCCCGCCGCCTATCGCGCCAAGAAGGAGGCGGACGCGGCGCGGCTGGTGCAGCGCCTGGAGGCGATCCTGCCCGGCCTGGCCGGAGCCATCCGCCTGCAGGAGATCGGCACGCCCCGCACCCACCGCCGTTTTCTCGGGCGCATGGGCGGCAGCTACGGGCCGATTCCAGCCCTGCCCCTGCCGGGCCTCCTGCCGATGCCCTTCAACCGCACCGGCATCGGCGGCCTCTACTGCGTGGGGGATTCCTGCTTCCCCGGCCAGGGGCTGAATGCCGTGGCTTTCAGCGGCTTCGCCTGTGCCCACCGCATCGGCGCCGATCTGGGCCTCAACCCCTGGGCGCTGCCCGCCTGA
- a CDS encoding response regulator transcription factor, translated as MKTQQNQAPAISQPKRVLVVDPHATLRTVLAQRLRQDGHLAAAVSTAREALDVCQEQAPDLLVSAELLEESSALRLGAMLRCPVMVLTARSGSEPVVALLDGGADDVLRKPFGLEELAARCRTLLRRSGSGLQERVCVGPLEVHLLLRQVTLRDQPVELSPREFALLCALLMPPGVVRSRQELLRMAWPPFSGGPRSVDTQVLTLRRKLEQAGLGEGGGIETMRQQGYRFSLDTLPDPVPDAASDQLQLHQPHQLGRLN; from the coding sequence CTGAAGACCCAACAGAATCAGGCTCCAGCCATCAGCCAACCGAAACGGGTCTTGGTGGTGGACCCCCATGCCACCTTGCGCACGGTTCTGGCCCAGCGGCTCCGGCAGGATGGTCATCTGGCTGCCGCCGTGTCCACGGCGCGCGAGGCTCTGGATGTCTGTCAGGAGCAGGCTCCTGACCTACTGGTGAGTGCGGAGCTGCTGGAGGAAAGTTCAGCTCTGCGATTGGGGGCCATGCTGCGTTGCCCAGTGATGGTGCTCACCGCCCGTTCGGGCTCTGAGCCAGTGGTGGCCCTGCTCGATGGTGGCGCCGACGACGTGTTGCGTAAACCGTTCGGTCTGGAGGAACTGGCGGCCCGCTGCCGCACCCTGCTGCGCCGCAGTGGCAGTGGCCTGCAGGAGCGGGTCTGTGTGGGGCCTCTGGAAGTGCATCTGCTGCTGCGGCAGGTGACCCTGCGGGATCAGCCCGTGGAACTCAGTCCTCGGGAATTTGCCCTGCTCTGTGCCCTGTTGATGCCCCCCGGGGTGGTGCGCAGCCGCCAGGAACTGCTTCGCATGGCCTGGCCGCCGTTCAGTGGCGGTCCCCGCTCGGTGGATACCCAGGTGCTCACCCTGCGCCGCAAGCTCGAGCAGGCCGGTCTTGGCGAGGGCGGCGGCATCGAAACGATGCGGCAGCAGGGCTATCGCTTCAGCCTCGACACCCTTCCCGATCCTGTACCGGACGCTGCATCCGACCAGCTTCAGCTTCACCAGCCCCACCAGCTCGGTCGGCTGAACTGA
- a CDS encoding DUF6761 family protein has translation MTALQHPDAIRHFQSLCDACQELASRYHGPAELRLYADGYLHALRRTAVLDPLAQRRLEELIDRWILDPSSFIGPDGDPRSLYEMERH, from the coding sequence ATGACCGCCCTCCAGCACCCCGACGCCATCCGCCATTTCCAGTCGCTCTGCGATGCCTGCCAGGAGCTGGCCAGCCGTTACCACGGGCCGGCGGAGCTGCGTCTGTATGCCGATGGCTACCTGCACGCCCTGCGGCGCACGGCCGTGCTCGACCCCCTGGCCCAGCGGCGCCTCGAGGAACTGATCGATCGCTGGATCCTTGATCCCTCCAGCTTCATCGGCCCCGATGGTGACCCCCGCTCCCTCTACGAGATGGAGCGGCACTGA
- the grxD gene encoding Grx4 family monothiol glutaredoxin, translating to MDASLQQRIETLVGSSPVFVFMKGSKLMPQCGFSNNVVQILNAMAVPFETFDVLSDMEIRQGIKEFSDWPTIPQIYVNGTFLGGSDILIEMYNSGELRETLAVALAS from the coding sequence ATGGACGCCAGTCTTCAGCAGCGCATCGAGACCCTGGTCGGCAGCAGCCCGGTCTTCGTGTTCATGAAGGGCAGCAAGCTGATGCCCCAGTGCGGCTTCTCCAACAATGTGGTGCAGATCCTCAACGCAATGGCGGTGCCGTTCGAAACCTTTGATGTCCTCTCGGACATGGAGATCCGCCAGGGCATCAAGGAATTCTCCGACTGGCCCACGATCCCGCAGATCTATGTGAACGGAACCTTTCTGGGGGGTTCCGACATCCTGATCGAGATGTACAACTCCGGCGAGTTGCGCGAAACCCTGGCGGTGGCCCTGGCCTCCTGA
- a CDS encoding BolA family protein — protein MVHPDQVKEAISRVLPDASVSVEDLTGGGDHLQVSVVSAAFAGLPRVRQHQLVYGALKQELASEAIHALALQTSVPA, from the coding sequence ATGGTTCATCCGGATCAGGTCAAGGAGGCGATCAGCCGGGTTCTGCCCGATGCCAGCGTGTCGGTGGAGGATCTGACCGGCGGTGGTGATCATCTGCAGGTGTCGGTGGTCTCGGCTGCCTTCGCCGGACTGCCGCGGGTGCGCCAGCACCAACTCGTCTACGGAGCCCTCAAGCAGGAACTGGCCAGCGAGGCCATCCACGCCTTGGCCCTGCAGACCTCGGTTCCCGCCTGA